The genomic stretch tttattttatgctaGTGTCCACTCAAAAAAACATATACTTTTACATAGATCAGCAATACATTGGTTTAAATTATTAATGATGACACCGCCAATATGATATAGAAATGAATGATTCTTGTTCATCAATTTTACTCTGCTTTTCATAGTTACCATTTACGTTTCTCTTTTCTGTACTGATGACCTACACATTATTCAAAGGAAAATCTTAGTAAATGTAAATGTTTATAAATCAATAATCATATTAATACTTGATCCAATTACAATACAAagtttttataatataattatttttaacttatcaaaataaaattataacttatttattataaatgctattgaaatgatatttttagtaaatattaaattatggttatataaaaaaaacattatatGATAACCTTATTTACAGCTGACTAGAGTTTCCAATATTGTTCAGAGTCTATATGGGACTTTTACAAACACTACATAACAGACAGCCTAAGCATGTCTTGTTACAATAATCGTTTACTACCTTTATACTAAATGAGTAAATGTCATAAAGCAGAAAGATAATATTTTACTCACCTGAGAACTAAACTGTCATATACTTAAGAACGGCTCCCCTAACCTTTTCCATGAACTCTGCTGCTTGTTTCTGAAAGTTGATTTTACGTGAAGCTAATTAATCAATCAAAACCATTGTATTTTTCATCTGTAGCACTACAATaagtttataaataaataaaaaattaaaaaaaaaaaaacccaaagcGAGAAGCATAAATTAAAATCCTCTCCTTGAAACCATAAAGCACTAGAAGTAAGCTGCACTTTAATTTTATAAACCTGCAACCCTTGGACTTAAGAGCGCATTAGGTAAACGAGTCCAAACAGCGGACTCAATTTAACATGATAGCTATACTGCCAGTATATTCAAAGGagttttgttttgtatttaaTGTTATGTGAAGAGTAGGTGTGTACAAATTCAGGTAGTGGCACACGGGTCCTCAAATTATGTCAGCTACATAATTTTTCAAATACTTGTCCGATACTACAATCTTTTGGGAGTTCCCACAAGTAATTTCTTTTAAAGCTAGATTTTCTGTCTTACTTTAAAATATTTGGAGACCAGCAAAGTGACTTAATCCTCGGAATTTATAGAAACAAACTACATGTTTTACCATTTGAGCTACTGCTAAGTGATTTCAGCAAGTTAATGAACTCCATCAACTACAAAATTTCTCCTATTGCCTGGTTTCTATATTTGCACTCTTTTGCTCTTTCTTTGTTTAATGTGAGAACAAGAATAAGTAACATATGAGTCTAGGTGAGAAAAGCAATTTATCTATAATCGGCAGCATGAAGATAAACTAGAATTTGAACTACACACTTTCAGTTAAGTACTTTTTTTTAATCTAGACTCCCGGCCTAATCTTAAAATATTTGAATACCAAAAAACTATATCAACGAACGTTACTTGTGTTATAACACTCTACTTGTGTTATAACACTTCTTTCTATGCTGAAGTAACTATTGTGAGAACACCAACTACCCAAACTTTGGTTCAGTGATAGTAAGCAACAAGAATAGGTGAATGTCATACATTTTGCTATGTATCCTGGGATTTCTACTCCCCAAATTGAACAATAGGAAACAGTATTTTCATGTGAACTACTCAACCAGATGACAAAAAATTAAAGACGGTATCGAAATGGTTATATTACCTGGTTGCCGCTGTGTGCATTTGCTATGTTCTCATCAAGAAGGGTCAATAAGGATCTATTAAGTGCATTCTGCTCGACCATCTCCAGTAactgattatttttttaaaaaaaaggtcTTCAATAAATAAAGCAGAACAAGAAAGTAATTATATTTGATGCCACAGAAGTGAAAACAAGGAGCACATACAGTTGCTTTTACATCCCTTGATGTCAAAATttttgttagattttccttagcTTTTACAATGTCAGTTTGCATTTTATCATATGCCTCTGCACAAAAATAGTATTAGCTTATCAGTAAACATGCAAGAATCCAATCATGAAATGACTATTTTTGTAACTTTTAACAAACCTGTCCCTTCCTGCAGAGCTTTCTGCAATGCTTCCAGCTCGATCAATCTATCTTCCATAGCCTACAAAAGCCATGAAAATATTTTCATACTACAAAATGAAACTAACACATTTTTTAATGGGGTATTTGGCAAACTAGATTATTTTTTTAAGGTCAATGTGTAAAACTACACTCATACCCCGTCAAGAatgttattttgcaaaaaatattaaaagaatATCATTTTGCAAAATAACAGGTCTCTTTACACCAATTACACTATTTATAATTTCGAAAGAGGATTAATGAACCTCAGTTTTAGGAACTGCAAACCGAAGCTGACCCAACTCTAGTTGTACATGTGCAAAAAACTCCTTAGTCAATCTGCAGTAACAAATTTTATTTGGTTCAATACAAATTTGTCAACCACGTAACAATTCAAATCATAATTCATCAAAGGAATTGAAAATAGTGTAATGGGCTACTGAAAGTAATGAGTCATACCATTACCAACTATGAAATTTGtacattttttttcaattaaagttAGAAAAAATTTCTGAACATTGAAAAGCACTGACCTTGGCCTCAATCTTGCGATCTCGAACTCGATATCTTGTGCTTCGGTATCAAGAAAGTACTCAATCAGCTCAGAGGGAGAATCAGGGGCCACACGAgactgaaaagaaagaaaggttCAATATTCACTCAAAACCACAAATAcccaaaagaaaaataaaccaaAAAAAGGTATTGAATTACTTGACGGAGAGCTTCACGGCGAGCTTTCTCTTCGAGGACTTGGCGTTCGAAAGCTTCCCGAGCATCGGAGTCCTTCTCGAGCCGTCTCTTGAACTCCTGCCGAGCGAGGTGGCCCGTTTTCGGCGGCCCTAATATGCCCTCTGGGTCCTTCAATTCCAATAACAAAGttcaaattatataaataaaacaaagagaaggaaatttgagaagtGAAAAGCAAGCAAGCAAAGGTACCCATCCAATGCAGGAAATTCTGGCGGGTCTGAAGCGAGTAAGCTTGGGAGGTGTACGGAGGAATGGGATAGTAGTGGCGAGGCCAATTGAGAGAGCGGCCATGGCTTGAGTGAGTTGAAGCTATCATCACTCTCTGCTCGGCGTTTTTATCTTTCGTTATCCATTTCAGTGGCAATAATGGTAAATAGATAGTTTGTTCGTCGCGGGAAAGAAAACGACCGTCCGTACGTGGAGGGAGTCAAGGCCCAAGCCCATATTAGCTGAATGGTTTTCGGGCCATTTGTGTATAGTGGGTTTTATTTTCATAACTACCATTTTTTATgggaaaattaaataaaatactaatattcgctaaaaatttatatttttacggtcaaacatttttttttaattttatggttttaaggaaattttta from Humulus lupulus chromosome 5, drHumLupu1.1, whole genome shotgun sequence encodes the following:
- the LOC133778231 gene encoding uncharacterized protein LOC133778231; translation: MAALSIGLATTIPFLRTPPKLTRFRPARISCIGWDPEGILGPPKTGHLARQEFKRRLEKDSDAREAFERQVLEEKARREALRQSRVAPDSPSELIEYFLDTEAQDIEFEIARLRPRLTKEFFAHVQLELGQLRFAVPKTEAMEDRLIELEALQKALQEGTEAYDKMQTDIVKAKENLTKILTSRDVKATLLEMVEQNALNRSLLTLLDENIANAHSGNQKQAAEFMEKVRGAVLKYMTV